The following proteins are encoded in a genomic region of Nocardioides sp. cx-173:
- the purE gene encoding 5-(carboxyamino)imidazole ribonucleotide mutase, whose product MSARVGIVMGSDSDWPVMQEAAEALAEFDVAYEADVVSAHRMPEEMLAYGKEAAGRGLSVIIAGAGGAAHLPGMLAAVTPLPVIGVPVPLKYLDGMDSLLSIVQMPAGVPVAAVAIGNARNAGLLALRILAAADPALQQRMRDFQDQLRKTAQAKGEAVRGGPRKVGF is encoded by the coding sequence ATGAGCGCACGCGTCGGGATCGTCATGGGCTCGGACTCGGACTGGCCGGTGATGCAGGAGGCCGCCGAGGCGCTGGCGGAGTTCGACGTCGCCTACGAGGCCGACGTGGTCTCCGCGCACCGGATGCCCGAGGAGATGCTGGCCTACGGCAAGGAGGCGGCCGGGCGCGGGCTCTCGGTCATCATCGCCGGCGCCGGCGGGGCCGCCCACCTGCCCGGGATGCTCGCGGCCGTGACACCGCTGCCGGTGATCGGGGTGCCGGTGCCGCTGAAGTACCTCGACGGCATGGACTCGCTGCTCTCGATCGTGCAGATGCCGGCCGGGGTGCCCGTGGCCGCGGTGGCGATCGGCAACGCCCGCAACGCCGGGCTGCTCGCCTTGCGTATCCTGGCCGCCGCCGACCCCGCGCTGCAGCAGCGGATGCGGGACTTCCAGGACCAGCTCAGGAAGACCGCCCAGGCCAAGGGCGAGGCCGTCCGCGGCGGTCCGCGCAAGGTCGGCTTCTAG
- a CDS encoding 5-(carboxyamino)imidazole ribonucleotide synthase, translated as MALAPTLAVIGGGQLARMMAQPAIALGLPLRLLAEADGVSAAQVIPDHVVGDYTDLDTLMKVTDGCAAVTFDHEHVPTAHLHALEEAGIAVRPGPEALVHAQDKGVMRSRLAELDIPCPRHALVASVAEVEAFGLPCVLKTTRGGYDGKGVWFVDSPEDCAEPFRAAAEAGVALLAEERVAFRRELSALVARSPSGQAAAYAVVASTQKDGICHEVVAPAPDLAPRLSGQAQEIALRLAGALDVVGVLAVELFETEDGRILVNELAMRPHNTGHWTQDGAVTSQFENHLRAVMDLPLGSPEPRARWTVMVNILGGPDDQVGRLYDGFPHALARDPYLRVHLYGKELRPGRKVGHVNAYGDDLEDCLERARHAAAWFRGDLGNESE; from the coding sequence GTGGCCCTTGCTCCGACCCTCGCGGTCATCGGTGGCGGGCAGCTCGCCCGGATGATGGCGCAGCCCGCGATCGCCCTGGGGCTGCCCCTGCGGCTGCTGGCCGAGGCCGACGGCGTCTCCGCCGCCCAGGTGATCCCCGACCACGTCGTGGGCGACTACACCGACCTCGACACGCTGATGAAGGTCACCGACGGCTGTGCGGCGGTCACCTTCGACCACGAGCACGTGCCCACCGCGCACCTGCATGCCCTGGAGGAGGCCGGCATCGCCGTGCGACCCGGGCCCGAGGCGCTGGTCCACGCCCAGGACAAGGGCGTCATGCGGTCCCGGCTCGCCGAGCTCGACATCCCCTGCCCGCGCCACGCCCTGGTCGCCTCCGTCGCCGAGGTGGAGGCGTTCGGCCTCCCGTGCGTCCTGAAGACCACGCGCGGGGGGTACGACGGCAAGGGGGTCTGGTTCGTCGACTCGCCCGAGGACTGCGCCGAGCCGTTCCGGGCCGCCGCCGAGGCCGGGGTCGCGCTGCTGGCCGAGGAGCGGGTCGCGTTCCGGCGCGAGCTCTCCGCGCTCGTCGCCCGCTCGCCCAGCGGCCAGGCCGCGGCGTACGCCGTGGTGGCCTCGACCCAGAAGGACGGCATCTGCCACGAGGTCGTCGCACCCGCGCCGGACCTCGCTCCCCGGCTGTCCGGGCAGGCCCAGGAGATCGCGCTGCGCCTCGCGGGGGCCCTGGACGTCGTGGGCGTCCTCGCCGTCGAGCTGTTCGAGACCGAGGACGGGCGGATCCTGGTCAACGAGCTCGCGATGCGCCCCCACAACACCGGCCACTGGACCCAGGACGGGGCGGTGACCTCCCAGTTCGAGAACCACCTGCGCGCCGTCATGGACCTGCCGCTCGGCTCGCCCGAGCCGCGCGCGCGATGGACGGTGATGGTCAACATCCTCGGCGGCCCCGACGACCAGGTCGGCCGCCTGTACGACGGCTTCCCGCATGCGCTGGCCAGGGACCCGTACCTGCGGGTGCATCTGTACGGCAAGGAGCTCCGCCCCGGCCGCAAGGTGGGCCACGTCAACGCCTACGGCGACGATCTCGAGGACTGTCTGGAGCGCGCGCGGCACGCCGCGGCGTGGTTCCGCGGCGACCTCGGCAACGAAAGCGAATGA
- a CDS encoding winged helix-turn-helix domain-containing protein: MFDVQGVRLDPESRRAWRGTEEVALSRKEFDLVHALIARAGEVVSRDELMREVWNTSFWTSSKTIDVHLGWVRRKLGDNPQDPHLITTIRGRGLRFETGEPTSG, encoded by the coding sequence GTGTTCGACGTTCAGGGTGTCCGGCTGGACCCCGAGAGCAGGCGAGCGTGGCGGGGGACCGAGGAGGTCGCCCTGTCGCGCAAGGAGTTCGACCTCGTCCACGCCCTGATCGCCCGGGCCGGCGAGGTCGTGTCCCGCGACGAGCTCATGCGTGAGGTCTGGAACACCAGCTTCTGGACCTCCTCGAAGACCATCGACGTGCACCTGGGCTGGGTCCGCCGCAAGCTGGGCGACAACCCGCAGGACCCGCACCTGATCACCACGATCCGGGGTCGGGGCCTGCGCTTCGAGACCGGAGAGCCGACGTCGGGGTAG
- a CDS encoding adenylate/guanylate cyclase domain-containing protein yields MGEEEEDSLEQAILREKPHYNAAEVAAEAGVSIDHARRLWRALGFPEHGGERAFTHADVEAVSTLIGAVDAGLFDFDVAVNLTRAVGQTMARLADWEVGALVHRVEELEAGEQATGTRVGSALRMVDDLAEPLEALLLYAWRRHVAAAVVRMEALGAGEEDLHTTQLTVGFADIVGFTSLSNQISREKVGDLVEVFESRCADVIATQRGRVIKSLGDSVLFVNTDALAAYDTAEGIINVIGRDPRMPDVRVGLASGSVVMRLGDVFGPPVNLAARLTAVARRNRIIVDAATADALPSDQFDTRRLPARPVRGFGLVEPLAVSRH; encoded by the coding sequence ATGGGTGAAGAGGAAGAGGACTCCCTCGAGCAGGCGATTCTGCGCGAGAAGCCGCACTACAACGCCGCGGAGGTGGCCGCCGAGGCGGGCGTCTCCATCGACCACGCCAGGCGGCTGTGGCGCGCACTGGGCTTCCCCGAGCACGGCGGCGAGCGGGCCTTCACGCACGCCGACGTCGAGGCGGTCTCCACCCTGATCGGCGCCGTCGACGCCGGGCTCTTCGACTTCGACGTCGCGGTCAACCTGACCCGCGCGGTCGGGCAGACCATGGCCCGCCTCGCGGACTGGGAGGTCGGTGCCCTCGTGCACCGGGTCGAGGAGCTCGAGGCCGGTGAGCAGGCCACCGGCACCCGGGTGGGCTCGGCGCTGCGGATGGTCGACGACCTGGCCGAGCCCCTCGAGGCCCTGCTGCTCTACGCCTGGCGCCGGCACGTGGCCGCCGCCGTCGTCCGCATGGAGGCGCTCGGGGCGGGCGAGGAGGACCTGCACACGACCCAGCTGACCGTGGGCTTCGCCGACATCGTCGGCTTCACGTCGCTGTCCAACCAGATCTCGCGCGAGAAGGTCGGCGACCTGGTCGAGGTCTTCGAGTCGCGCTGCGCCGACGTGATCGCCACCCAGCGGGGCCGGGTCATCAAGAGCCTGGGCGACTCGGTGCTGTTCGTGAACACCGACGCCCTCGCCGCCTACGACACCGCCGAGGGGATCATCAACGTCATCGGCCGCGATCCACGGATGCCGGATGTGCGCGTCGGCCTCGCGAGCGGCTCGGTCGTGATGCGGCTCGGCGACGTGTTCGGGCCCCCGGTCAACCTGGCGGCGCGCCTCACGGCCGTCGCCCGCCGCAACCGGATCATCGTCGACGCCGCGACCGCCGATGCGCTGCCGAGCGACCAGTTCGACACCCGCCGGCTCCCGGCTCGGCCGGTCCGCGGCTTCGGCCTCGTCGAGCCGCTCGCCGTGAGTCGGCACTGA
- a CDS encoding PH domain-containing protein — protein sequence MAISPKLLNPGERVVVSTRTHPKALLVPLLALVILLAVGVAFQVLVDHGTSQLVVWALVAAAILWFVVWPALDWRMASYTITNRRLITRHGILTRKGHDIPLSRISDVAYELDLIDRMLGCGTLVISDASTHGQVLLPDIPRVEDTQRRLNELLHELHGGAANLEEGH from the coding sequence GTGGCCATCTCCCCGAAGCTGCTGAACCCCGGCGAGCGCGTCGTCGTCAGCACCCGCACCCACCCCAAGGCGCTGCTGGTGCCGCTGCTGGCGCTGGTGATCCTGCTCGCGGTCGGAGTGGCGTTCCAAGTGCTCGTCGACCACGGCACCTCGCAGCTGGTCGTCTGGGCACTGGTGGCTGCGGCGATCCTGTGGTTCGTGGTGTGGCCGGCGCTGGACTGGCGGATGGCGTCCTACACGATCACCAACCGGCGGCTGATCACCCGCCACGGGATCCTCACCCGCAAGGGCCACGACATCCCGCTCTCGCGCATCAGCGACGTCGCCTACGAGCTGGACCTCATCGACCGGATGCTCGGCTGCGGCACGCTCGTCATCAGCGACGCCAGCACCCATGGCCAGGTCCTGCTGCCCGACATCCCTCGCGTCGAGGACACGCAGCGACGCCTCAACGAGCTCCTCCACGAGCTCCACGGCGGCGCCGCGAACCTCGAAGAGGGTCACTGA